In Saccharomonospora marina XMU15, one genomic interval encodes:
- a CDS encoding IucA/IucC family protein: MNPDLLRAALTAPSYPRVRRRVLRQLFESLLYEEAIDQGVNGTLIGANGVRYTYTARRRETFGRVTVDELLRDGEEPTSVGLLLSELAEHIDADPEHLARFARELEETLLKDAVAHHLRDGNAAKADHDALESLVIDGHRYHPAYKSRIGFDLVDNLAYGPEFAQPIRPLWLAVSRDIAEVSGSRDVEESEFLRAQLGSAFGSLPDEAHTLLPVHPWQWREHVCRTYAEQLRTGELVVLGEDPDTFTAQQSIRTLSCVDNPDRPYLKLAMSLVNTSTSRVLAPHTVHNAPLISDWLYELVSADPVLRDEWRPVLLRELLGTVVTADMGLLHEDGYGTLGCVWRESLHPRLDPGERAAPFTALTARAADGSPLIDGWVSEHGLDRWLRRLTEVAVLPLVRLLCEHGVALEAHAQNMVLLHRAGLPTRVALRDFHDGVRFSRAHLAQPGRCPTLRATPAHHGNRNSFVETDDPDLVADFLLDAFCFVNLGELAMFLAEAYGLAEGDFWAVVRGCLRTYRERFPAAVFDLHKPTVSVEKLTTRRLLPDTELRLHPAPNPLAHHD; this comes from the coding sequence ATGAACCCGGACCTGCTGCGAGCCGCACTCACCGCGCCGAGCTACCCCCGCGTGCGCCGCAGGGTGCTGCGGCAGCTTTTCGAGTCGCTGTTGTACGAGGAAGCGATCGACCAGGGCGTGAACGGCACGCTGATCGGCGCGAACGGCGTGCGCTACACCTACACCGCGCGGCGACGTGAGACGTTCGGCAGGGTGACGGTGGATGAGTTGCTTCGCGACGGCGAGGAGCCCACCTCGGTCGGGTTGTTGCTTTCCGAACTTGCCGAGCACATCGATGCCGATCCCGAACACCTCGCCCGCTTCGCGAGGGAGTTGGAGGAAACCCTCCTCAAGGACGCCGTCGCGCACCACCTGCGCGATGGGAATGCCGCCAAGGCCGACCACGACGCGCTGGAGAGCCTCGTCATCGATGGCCATCGCTACCACCCGGCGTACAAGTCCCGCATCGGGTTCGATCTCGTCGACAACCTCGCCTACGGTCCGGAGTTCGCCCAGCCGATCCGTCCACTGTGGCTGGCGGTGAGCCGGGACATCGCCGAGGTCAGCGGCTCACGCGACGTCGAGGAGTCCGAGTTCCTGCGCGCACAGCTCGGTTCCGCTTTCGGCTCGCTACCCGACGAAGCCCACACGTTGCTGCCCGTGCACCCGTGGCAGTGGCGCGAACACGTCTGCCGTACCTACGCCGAACAGCTACGCACCGGCGAGCTCGTGGTGCTCGGCGAGGATCCGGACACGTTCACAGCCCAGCAGTCCATCCGCACACTGTCTTGTGTGGACAATCCTGACCGGCCCTACCTCAAGCTGGCCATGTCGCTGGTGAACACCTCCACCAGCCGCGTACTGGCTCCACACACCGTGCACAACGCGCCGCTGATCTCCGACTGGCTGTACGAGCTGGTGTCCGCCGACCCGGTGCTGCGAGACGAATGGCGGCCGGTACTGCTGCGGGAACTGCTGGGCACGGTTGTCACCGCCGACATGGGCCTGCTCCACGAGGACGGCTACGGAACGCTCGGCTGCGTGTGGCGGGAGAGCCTGCATCCGCGGCTCGATCCCGGCGAGCGGGCCGCGCCGTTCACCGCGCTGACCGCGAGGGCCGCCGACGGCAGCCCGCTGATCGACGGCTGGGTGAGCGAGCACGGGCTCGACCGCTGGCTGCGCCGACTCACCGAGGTGGCGGTGCTTCCGCTGGTTCGGCTGCTGTGCGAACACGGCGTCGCGCTCGAGGCACACGCACAGAACATGGTGCTGCTGCACCGAGCCGGCCTGCCGACAAGGGTGGCGCTGCGCGACTTCCACGACGGGGTTCGCTTCAGTCGCGCGCACCTTGCCCAACCCGGCCGCTGCCCGACGCTGCGGGCCACCCCCGCGCATCACGGCAACCGCAACTCCTTCGTCGAGACCGACGATCCCGATCTCGTCGCCGACTTCCTGCTCGACGCGTTCTGCTTCGTCAACCTCGGTGAGCTCGCGATGTTCCTCGCCGAGGCCTACGGGCTGGCCGAAGGCGATTTCTGGGCCGTCGTGCGCGGCTGCCTTCGCACCTACCGGGAACGGTTCCCGGCCGCCGTCTTCGACCTCCACAAGCCCACCGTGTCGGTGGAGAAGCTCACCACCCGGAGGCTGCTGCCCGACACCGAGCTTCGGCTGCACCCCGCACCCAACCCGCTCGCGCACCATGACTGA
- a CDS encoding amidase — protein sequence MPVQRPTPEQLRRSAEHYGLHLDADAVESFSALVDASLLSYDAVEELHAAQSPQPPRRQHNKVADGENPLGAWYVKTDISSDVDGPLSGRRVAVKDNIAVAGVPMMNGSRSLEGFVPSRDATVVTRLLEAGATIAGKAVCEDLCFSGASHTSATGPVRNPWDPTRTSGGSSSGSAALVASAEVDLAIGGDQGGSVRIPSSFCGTVGHKPTHGLVPYTGAFPIELTIDHLGPITKTVADAALMLSVLAGTDGHDPRQPDGLRPQDYVAALDSGVAGLRVGVVEEGFGIPGLSDPAVDEVVRAAVARLAEAGMEVSPVSVPWHRHGMHIWNVVATEGAAYQMLDGNGYGLNWDGSYDPELMAHYGRNRVERADQLSETVKLVALCGHYSLTNYQGRHYAMARNLANSLRQDYDRALRSFDVLVMPTLPYTATPLVTEQDTRETYVERALTMIANTAPLDVSGHPAISVPAGLSEGLPVGLMLVGKRFDDATPLRVAHAFEQLVGGFAEPPRP from the coding sequence ATGCCGGTTCAACGCCCCACTCCCGAGCAGCTGCGTCGAAGTGCCGAGCACTACGGGCTGCACCTGGACGCCGACGCCGTCGAGTCGTTCTCCGCACTCGTGGACGCGTCGCTGCTTTCCTACGACGCCGTCGAGGAGCTGCACGCCGCGCAGTCACCACAGCCACCGCGGCGTCAGCACAACAAGGTCGCGGACGGGGAGAATCCGCTTGGCGCCTGGTACGTCAAGACCGACATATCGTCCGATGTAGACGGTCCGCTCAGCGGTCGCCGGGTGGCCGTCAAGGACAACATCGCGGTGGCGGGCGTCCCGATGATGAACGGCTCCAGATCGCTGGAGGGCTTCGTCCCCTCCCGCGACGCCACGGTGGTCACCAGGCTGCTGGAGGCGGGAGCGACCATCGCGGGCAAGGCCGTGTGTGAGGACCTGTGCTTCTCCGGCGCCAGCCACACCAGCGCAACCGGCCCGGTGCGCAACCCGTGGGATCCGACACGGACCAGCGGAGGCTCCTCCAGCGGCAGCGCCGCCCTCGTGGCCTCGGCGGAGGTCGACCTGGCGATCGGTGGCGACCAGGGCGGCTCGGTGCGCATCCCCAGCTCGTTCTGCGGCACGGTGGGACACAAACCCACCCACGGACTGGTGCCCTACACCGGAGCGTTTCCGATCGAGCTCACCATCGACCACCTCGGACCCATCACCAAGACGGTGGCCGACGCCGCGCTGATGCTGTCGGTGCTGGCGGGCACCGACGGCCACGATCCGCGCCAGCCGGACGGCCTGCGGCCACAGGACTACGTCGCCGCGCTGGATTCCGGGGTCGCCGGGTTGCGGGTCGGGGTGGTCGAGGAGGGCTTCGGTATCCCCGGTCTTTCCGACCCCGCGGTGGACGAGGTCGTGCGCGCGGCGGTGGCGCGGCTGGCCGAGGCGGGCATGGAGGTGTCGCCGGTCAGCGTCCCGTGGCACCGGCACGGAATGCACATCTGGAACGTGGTGGCCACCGAGGGAGCCGCCTACCAGATGCTCGACGGCAACGGCTACGGACTCAACTGGGACGGCAGCTACGACCCCGAACTGATGGCCCACTACGGCCGCAACCGGGTGGAGCGCGCGGACCAACTCTCCGAGACGGTCAAGTTGGTGGCGTTGTGCGGGCACTACAGCCTCACCAACTACCAGGGCAGGCACTACGCGATGGCACGTAACCTGGCGAACTCGCTACGACAGGACTACGACCGCGCGTTGCGCTCCTTCGACGTGCTCGTGATGCCGACCCTGCCCTACACCGCCACCCCGCTGGTCACCGAGCAGGACACCCGCGAGACCTACGTGGAGCGGGCGCTGACAATGATCGCCAACACGGCGCCGCTGGACGTGAGCGGTCACCCGGCCATCAGCGTTCCCGCGGGGTTGAGCGAAGGGCTGCCGGTGGGGTTGATGCTCGTCGGCAAGCGGTTCGACGACGCGACGCCGCTGCGGGTGGCGCACGCCTTCGAGCAACTCGTCGGCGGGTTCGCCGAACCGCCGAGGCCCTAG
- a CDS encoding type III PLP-dependent enzyme yields MTDNEPICHYRYDLDALARHVSAVVAALPPRCRMFYAMKANSAPPLLRTLAPIVAGFEVASGGELAKASAAGARQTLFGGPAKTPAEISQSLRQGVSRLHAESVLELHRISDAAQRSGRTARVLLRVNLSGGFPPATLAMAGRPTQFGIEEAALGEAVRTALELPGIRFAGFHLHSLSNNLSAAAHLELLELYRRKICGWEAEFGLRCEAVDVGGGIGVNYADGGEAFDWTAFTAGLTRLVRTFPRHWKDIDFECGRFLVAGCGSYFTEVLDVKHNHGVNYVLVRGGTHHFRLPASWQHSHPFVVHPVDRWPTRLPRPELAGQAVTVVGELCTPKDVLARDVVVDRVRPGDVLEFRLAGAYGWEISHHDFLSHPHPEQLFHSRESPAPARESPAPARESPAPAREFRAPDASPRRRE; encoded by the coding sequence ATGACTGACAACGAGCCGATCTGCCACTACCGATACGACCTTGACGCGCTGGCCAGGCACGTCAGCGCGGTGGTGGCGGCGTTGCCGCCACGCTGCCGGATGTTCTACGCGATGAAGGCCAACAGCGCGCCGCCACTGCTGCGCACGCTCGCACCCATCGTGGCCGGGTTCGAGGTCGCCTCCGGCGGGGAGCTGGCCAAGGCGAGCGCGGCCGGTGCTCGGCAGACACTGTTCGGCGGGCCCGCCAAGACGCCCGCGGAGATCAGCCAGTCGCTGCGGCAGGGTGTTTCGCGGCTGCACGCCGAAAGCGTGCTCGAACTGCACCGGATCTCCGATGCCGCGCAACGCAGCGGCCGCACGGCTCGGGTGCTGCTGCGGGTGAACCTCTCGGGCGGATTCCCTCCCGCCACCCTCGCGATGGCGGGCAGGCCGACCCAGTTCGGCATCGAGGAGGCGGCGCTCGGCGAGGCGGTGCGCACCGCGCTCGAACTCCCCGGTATCCGGTTCGCCGGATTCCACCTGCACTCGCTTTCGAACAACCTCTCCGCCGCCGCACACCTGGAACTGCTGGAGCTGTACCGCCGCAAGATCTGCGGCTGGGAGGCCGAGTTCGGCCTGCGCTGCGAGGCCGTCGACGTCGGAGGCGGCATCGGCGTGAACTACGCCGACGGCGGCGAGGCGTTCGACTGGACGGCGTTCACGGCGGGCCTGACCCGGTTGGTGCGCACCTTTCCCCGGCACTGGAAGGACATCGACTTCGAATGCGGCCGGTTCCTCGTGGCGGGCTGCGGCAGCTACTTCACCGAGGTGCTGGACGTCAAGCACAACCACGGCGTCAACTACGTGCTGGTGCGCGGCGGAACCCACCACTTCCGGCTGCCTGCCTCGTGGCAGCACAGCCACCCGTTCGTCGTTCACCCGGTGGACCGGTGGCCGACGCGGCTGCCTCGCCCGGAGCTGGCGGGGCAAGCCGTGACGGTGGTCGGTGAGCTGTGCACGCCGAAGGACGTGCTGGCCCGCGACGTGGTGGTCGATCGGGTGCGCCCCGGTGACGTGCTGGAGTTTCGCCTGGCGGGCGCCTACGGCTGGGAGATCTCCCACCACGACTTCCTCAGCCACCCCCACCCAGAGCAGCTGTTCCATTCCCGCGAGTCCCCCGCTCCTGCCCGCGAGTCCCCCGCTCCTGCCCGCGAGTCCCCCGCTCCTGCCCGCGAGTTCCGCGCTCCCGACGCCTCGCCGCGACGTCGGGAGTAG
- a CDS encoding IucA/IucC family protein, with amino-acid sequence MLNAYLRETGTPVTGTGVLRIALPATGRELVVEVVHRCSLGHHDYADDASVPHDEFVAALLAELAAGTGHDGFELAAQIEESTARTARYLGRPRPCRPPQPHAITRHAEQSVLLGHPFHPTPKSAEGFSDADLEDYAPELGAAFVPHYFAVARELVSQQRVWPGPWEPGEVTDRVPRGYLPLPAHPWQARYLLDRAEVTALIRKGGLLPLGPLGRPVYATSSVRTVCDPGFPTAWKLPLRVRITNFVRNNPVEHLRRAMQASALVGTLPEHEGFGVLRESGFRTLDPDTVGPDLAADFAVLYRQNPFARNGEAPRVLAGVLEDPAALVRDVRTAGDVGEWLRRYLAISLVPLLSLFEQNGVSFEAHVQNSLLCTESGQPSRFWVRDLEGVAVSRQAGRSLEPDSPLCYSDAEAWQRLCYHAVTNQLGHLVHVLGSYSGAGEDRLWAVARRALLDVPQAERLLAMPTLPAKANLVSRFTGRAERPLYVEIANPLRETR; translated from the coding sequence TTGCTCAACGCGTACCTGCGCGAGACCGGCACGCCGGTGACGGGCACCGGCGTGCTGCGGATCGCGCTGCCCGCCACCGGCAGGGAACTGGTGGTCGAAGTGGTACACCGCTGCTCGCTCGGTCACCACGACTACGCCGACGACGCCTCGGTGCCACACGACGAGTTCGTGGCCGCGCTGCTCGCCGAACTCGCCGCCGGGACGGGGCACGACGGGTTCGAACTCGCCGCGCAGATCGAGGAGAGCACCGCGCGCACCGCGCGCTATCTCGGCAGGCCCAGACCGTGCCGCCCGCCGCAACCTCACGCGATCACCAGGCATGCCGAGCAGAGCGTGTTGCTCGGCCATCCCTTCCATCCCACACCCAAGAGCGCGGAGGGATTCAGCGACGCCGACCTCGAGGACTACGCACCAGAACTCGGTGCCGCGTTCGTTCCGCACTACTTCGCCGTGGCGCGAGAACTCGTGTCGCAGCAGCGGGTCTGGCCGGGACCGTGGGAGCCCGGCGAGGTCACCGACCGGGTGCCTCGGGGTTACCTACCGCTTCCGGCGCACCCGTGGCAGGCGCGGTACCTGCTCGATCGCGCGGAGGTCACCGCCTTGATCAGGAAAGGCGGGCTGCTACCGCTCGGCCCGCTCGGCAGGCCGGTCTACGCGACCTCGTCGGTGCGCACGGTGTGCGACCCCGGTTTCCCGACAGCATGGAAACTGCCGCTGCGAGTGCGGATCACGAACTTCGTTCGCAACAACCCGGTGGAGCACCTGCGTAGAGCCATGCAGGCCAGCGCGCTCGTCGGCACGCTGCCGGAACATGAGGGCTTCGGCGTACTTCGCGAGAGTGGGTTTCGGACCCTGGACCCCGACACCGTGGGGCCGGACCTCGCCGCCGACTTCGCCGTGCTGTACCGGCAGAACCCGTTCGCCCGAAACGGCGAGGCACCACGCGTGCTCGCTGGCGTGCTGGAGGACCCGGCCGCGCTCGTGCGCGATGTCAGGACGGCGGGCGATGTCGGCGAGTGGCTGCGCCGGTACCTGGCCATCTCGCTGGTGCCGCTGCTTTCGTTGTTCGAGCAGAACGGGGTGAGTTTCGAGGCACACGTGCAGAACTCGCTGTTGTGCACCGAGAGCGGACAACCCTCGCGGTTCTGGGTTCGCGACCTGGAAGGTGTGGCCGTGAGCAGGCAGGCGGGCCGATCGCTGGAGCCGGACAGCCCACTGTGCTACTCGGATGCCGAGGCATGGCAGCGGCTGTGCTACCACGCGGTGACCAACCAGCTCGGCCATCTGGTGCACGTGCTGGGCAGCTACAGCGGCGCGGGCGAGGACCGGCTGTGGGCCGTGGCCAGGCGGGCGCTGCTCGACGTGCCACAGGCGGAGCGGCTGCTTGCCATGCCGACGCTGCCCGCCAAGGCGAACCTCGTCAGCAGGTTCACCGGGCGAGCCGAACGCCCGCTCTACGTCGAGATTGCCAACCCACTGCGGGAGACGCGATGA
- a CDS encoding metal-dependent hydrolase: MMGRTHALTGWCAGLGLAPAIGLTSVAQVVVFASTTAGFALLPDLDHPHARASKLLGPLTGALSWLLRKASAGLYAVTKGPRDERVKGTHRHLSHTLLFAAALGAATAVGTAAGGPWAVAGVVVLGLLLAEDALGDWLFPVAGAGVVWWVHENSPGVLAQLDTVSGWLGIAVAAGCFTHCLGDALTESGCPFLFPVPIAGETWYELRPPAWLRFRTGKTVETKVLFPAFAVLGVLLLPGVWNALVGFVQDVLAAGSAEAGG, from the coding sequence ATGATGGGTCGAACCCATGCGCTCACCGGGTGGTGTGCGGGGCTCGGTCTCGCGCCCGCCATCGGCCTCACCTCGGTGGCGCAGGTGGTGGTGTTCGCGTCGACCACCGCTGGTTTCGCGTTACTGCCGGACCTGGATCACCCGCATGCCAGAGCCTCCAAACTGCTCGGGCCGCTGACCGGTGCCCTGTCGTGGTTGCTGCGCAAGGCCTCCGCCGGGTTGTACGCGGTGACGAAGGGGCCGAGGGACGAGCGGGTCAAGGGTACGCACCGGCATCTTTCGCACACACTGTTGTTCGCCGCCGCGCTCGGAGCCGCGACGGCGGTTGGCACGGCGGCGGGCGGCCCGTGGGCGGTGGCTGGTGTGGTCGTGCTGGGGTTGCTGCTCGCCGAGGACGCGTTGGGCGACTGGCTGTTCCCGGTCGCCGGAGCCGGTGTGGTGTGGTGGGTCCACGAGAACAGCCCCGGCGTGCTGGCCCAGCTCGACACCGTGTCGGGTTGGCTTGGCATCGCGGTGGCTGCAGGCTGCTTCACGCACTGCCTCGGCGACGCGCTCACCGAGTCGGGCTGCCCGTTCCTGTTTCCAGTGCCCATCGCGGGGGAAACGTGGTACGAGCTGCGCCCACCCGCGTGGTTGCGGTTTCGCACCGGAAAGACCGTGGAGACGAAGGTGCTGTTCCCGGCTTTCGCTGTGCTCGGAGTGCTGCTGCTGCCGGGCGTGTGGAACGCGCTCGTCGGGTTCGTGCAGGACGTCCTCGCGGCAGGCTCCGCCGAGGCAGGTGGCTAG
- a CDS encoding IucA/IucC family protein, with protein MAPDELVLADLVDALIQERLFGFGDGVLEDGWYRVGQVRLRVRAGGALQPHRFAGGPVLIAGRSVSPDELIRHLAPDQPHVRQVAADLRTAVANAHLACAAERDLEGEALDPLTAERLSWARNRPFHPTARAVAGWSTEELSTYGPTRRDPLGLDWIAVRADHLRHGHGTPPDELARLLLGEAEALRLTGESPPGFVLLPVHPWQSRHVLPREFAAELDEGLILPVARGVGEFRPTASLRTLASPDPAIHVKLPLGVATLGATRLLPPRYLDNGERAELTLRAALARDPLLRSVVAVCDERGWAGWGGDDEFADRPGHLAAQLRRYPPQARGAVPMAVFASPRLYPHGIRLPGGPLPFFRRLCHRFCLLALGFLRQGMLPEVHGQNVAVTLEQGMPALFVLRDHDTVRVHPPWLAEAGIADPGYRVRRGARQSLRLDDPAELVGYFQTLGVQVNLYGIADALARSFGIAERTLWKQLRAALTEAMDLVSLPRQVSTLLLREPTWPSRHVLGPLLRSGNSPGASMPAAAGTVPNPLLC; from the coding sequence GTGGCCCCCGACGAACTCGTGCTCGCCGACCTGGTCGACGCGCTGATCCAGGAACGGCTGTTCGGTTTCGGCGACGGCGTACTCGAGGACGGCTGGTACCGCGTCGGGCAGGTGCGCCTCCGGGTGCGCGCAGGCGGGGCGCTGCAGCCCCACCGGTTCGCCGGAGGGCCGGTGCTCATCGCCGGACGGTCGGTTTCACCCGATGAGTTGATCCGCCACCTCGCCCCCGATCAGCCACACGTTCGACAGGTAGCCGCCGACCTGCGTACCGCCGTCGCGAACGCCCACCTCGCGTGCGCGGCGGAGCGCGACCTCGAAGGCGAGGCGCTCGATCCGCTCACGGCCGAGCGGCTTTCCTGGGCCCGCAACCGACCGTTTCACCCCACGGCCAGAGCGGTCGCGGGCTGGAGTACCGAGGAGCTGTCGACCTACGGTCCCACCCGACGCGACCCGCTCGGCCTCGACTGGATCGCGGTTCGCGCCGATCACCTCCGGCACGGTCACGGCACGCCGCCGGACGAGCTGGCGCGGCTGTTGCTCGGCGAAGCCGAAGCACTCCGGCTCACCGGCGAGTCGCCGCCCGGCTTCGTGTTGCTGCCCGTGCACCCCTGGCAGTCGCGCCACGTGCTGCCGCGCGAGTTCGCGGCGGAGCTGGACGAGGGGCTCATACTGCCCGTGGCGCGGGGCGTGGGCGAGTTCCGGCCCACCGCGTCGCTGCGCACGCTTGCCTCGCCCGACCCTGCGATCCACGTCAAGCTGCCGCTCGGTGTCGCCACGCTCGGCGCCACCCGGCTACTTCCGCCGCGCTACCTCGACAACGGTGAGCGAGCCGAACTCACCCTGCGGGCGGCGCTGGCTCGTGATCCGCTGCTGCGCAGCGTGGTGGCCGTCTGCGACGAGCGTGGTTGGGCGGGCTGGGGCGGCGACGACGAGTTCGCCGACCGGCCCGGTCACCTCGCGGCCCAACTGCGCCGCTACCCGCCACAGGCCCGCGGTGCCGTGCCGATGGCCGTGTTCGCCTCACCGCGGCTCTACCCGCACGGTATCCGGCTGCCCGGCGGACCGCTGCCGTTCTTCCGGCGACTGTGCCATCGCTTCTGCCTGCTCGCGCTGGGCTTCCTGCGCCAGGGCATGCTCCCGGAAGTGCACGGCCAAAACGTCGCGGTCACGCTCGAACAGGGCATGCCAGCGCTGTTCGTACTGCGCGATCACGACACCGTCCGCGTGCACCCGCCGTGGCTGGCCGAGGCCGGGATCGCCGACCCCGGTTACCGGGTGCGGCGGGGCGCGCGGCAGTCTCTTCGGCTCGACGACCCCGCCGAACTCGTCGGATACTTCCAGACCTTGGGAGTCCAGGTGAACCTGTACGGGATCGCCGACGCACTCGCCCGCTCCTTCGGTATCGCGGAGAGGACACTGTGGAAACAGCTTCGAGCGGCACTGACCGAAGCCATGGACCTGGTAAGCCTGCCAAGGCAGGTGAGCACGCTGCTGCTACGGGAACCGACGTGGCCGAGCCGCCACGTGCTGGGGCCACTGCTGCGCAGCGGCAACTCGCCGGGTGCGAGCATGCCCGCGGCCGCGGGCACGGTGCCGAACCCGCTGCTGTGCTGA